The sequence CCCTAACCAATGGCTGGTCATCCGGTACCCGTCTACAGACGGCCCGAACCTTGACAAGCCGATGGCGCGGTGGAGTGTCCGAAGTGACGCGATCGACGCACCAAGCGACCCAATGCCGGTGTCGTTGCCGGTGTCGTACCCGGTCGACGCATTAGACGGCAGGCGCTGGATTCGACTCGGCTGCCAACGGCGCATGGCAGAGAACGAGAGCTTCAAGGACTTCCAGCAACGGACGCTGGCCTCGCTGGGCATTCCGTTGACGGCACTGGGTCCTGCTGACCCTAACTTCTCAGCCCTCTACGCAAACTGCCGCAGCGTCTTCGGCTGTCACGACACCGACCATGCGGTGGCCGGTCGGCGTTATGACGTGCTGGGTTGGTATTCGTCGATGGACGATGATCCCTTGAGCGCTGTGGTCGCGGACGCAATCGAGCATGGCGTCGATGTCGCGTCCGTTGTGCTTGAGCGATTTGGCTGGAAGCTTCCTGATCAAGCGACGCCGATGCCGATGCCGATGCCGACCAGAATGCTTTGCGTTGGACGGGTAACCCTGGGCGGCGACGAGGCCGCGTGGGACCCTCAAGAACTCGAGCGCGATGCACGGAACGATCAGGAAAAGATCATCACCGACGCTGTCGCCATTGGTAACACGCCCACCGAAGCAATCGCGGCAGCGGTCGCCGCAGATGCCTCCGACGTAACCACCGAACGCCAGACCATCGAACGCCAGCTTGAAGCCTTGCACCTGGCCCCATCGGTCGCCCACCACGACATCGACTTTGGTCTGAAGTTCGACGAGGCCCGCCACAGCGCGCAGTTCACCGCTGTGGCGGGCCACCGCTGCTGGGCGCTGCGCCCAGCAGCCGATGCCGCCAACCCCAGCGGTGTCCATCAAGGCAGCGCTGCGCCGAGTACCGACCTGAGCCCGCTGCCTCGCAACCTCGTCGGCGACCTCCACATTCTGAACCAGCTCCAGCGCAACTTCGACGAAGCCCAGGCACAGATCAACTGGCGGAGACAGGAGCTCCACGGGCGTTGGCAGCAGCTGATGATCGGCCTGTACGACGAGTCGCCGACAGCGCCTGACGACCTCGACATCCCACGGCTGGAAATGTTGATCGCCCGCGACCATCTCGAACCGCTTGAATCATTGATCGCCGAGACTGGCATGATCGGCCTCAACACGGAATCACCTCCCGACACTCTTGGCGGTGCCCTTGACGGGCAACTGGCGGTCATCACTGCCGACCTGGCCGCCTACAACACCAATCGCAGCGGACTTGACCGGCTTGAATTGATCCTGTCTCCCGGTCCCCGCTTCTGGGAACCCAACGAGCCGGTCGTGATGCTGCCGAGCACCCACTTCGATGCTGGCGAAGCGCCGCAGCCGCGCCACGGTGCGGACGGCGTACTGACCTGCGCTGCCGTCAAGCGTTTGGACTTCGTCCCAATCCTGCAGGGTGACACGTCCTGGTCGATCGACCGTTTCCTGACAGCATCATTCTGGGAGGAGAATCATCATCTCGTTGGTCGGTCCGGTGGCACACCCTGGAATCCGGTGATGCTCGAATGGGAGGTTGAATTACGACCGTTATACGAAGGAGGCAACCAGCCCAGCAAGGGAGCAGCGACCGGCGGGCGCTACGCCACCGACTTCGTCACATCGAGCCAAGATCTCGCCGAGTCCAGCGCCGACTTCCAGCCCCGGTTGGGCGATCCTTCGCTTGCCCACGGCTTCGAGTACCTGTCCGGACGGACCGTGCTCCAGCCATCGACGATGCGTGTGTATCGAGAACAGCTCAGTGCCGCTGTTGCGGAAGCGAGCGGTACTAACTCTGATGCGATGAACGGCCTGAACATCGCGCTGCAACACCTCAAGGACGCGCGCTACGACTCCGCGACAGTGCAAAGCCTTGGAGGCTTCAACGAAGCACTGCTGATGCGACGGGCCGAACCACAGCCACCTGTTGCCGACCCCATCGGCTTCCCGCAGCAACAGGAGTTGGCTCAGCGCGTCGCCGACGTGATGGGCGGCTTTCATCCCAGCAGCATCGTGCCGGGAGCGCCGTTCCATCCGATTCGCAGCGGCTGTCTCATCATCGAACGCCTTCGCATCATCGACAGTTTCGGACAAACGCGCGAGTGGCGTCCATCCGAAGTGCACACGTCTCAAGCACTTCGGTCCAACGATAAGAATCGGGTGCACTTGCCAGTGCGGATCACACAGCCCGCCATGATGTCTTTCAGGTGGTTGATGGCGGGTCAAACCGATCGTGAAATGAACGACCACCCCGCGACCGGTCCGATCTGCGGGTGGCTCCTGACCAACTTCGCCGACCGGGCCGTCGACGTGTACGACGCCGAAGGCCACCAACTCGGTTCCATCGAGTCCGATGCCCGATGGCAACCTGCGCCAGGTGTGGTGACCGCCCCGGCGACGCCGTCTGACATCTCCGACGCAACCGTGGCATCGCTGGTCGGTTGGATTCTCACACGCCCCGACGCGCCATCCTTCATCGCCGAGTTCGTCACCACCACGGCCCGAGCCCTTGACGCCATCGACCCGCAAGATCATCGAGCTCATGAGTCCCGTGCGTTGCTGATCGGCCGCCCGATGGCCATTGCGAATGCGGCGCTCGACTTACGTCTGGCAGGGCAGCCGGCAGTTGACCAGTCGTGGACCCATCTGCGCGAGCAAACGCTTGGCGCGGCACCGTCCGACCATGGTGTGGGAGACGTGGCATTTGAGGTCAAGCTGGGTGATCCTGGCTTGCTCAACGACGGACTCATTGCCTACTGGGAGATTGGCCACAACGGCGACTTCGGCGAGCAGTGGAAGACCCCCTACTTGGGTGCTTCGGCATCGACGACCGTCACCATCGGCGAGCCTCCCACACAACTGGTGATGATCGTCGATCCACGCGGGTCGGTGCACGCCACTTCAGGCATCCTGCCCACGAAAGAAATCCGGATCCCACCAACGCACTCGGGCGATGCGCTCGATGCGATCGCGGCTACGTTCCTCACAGCACCCATTCTCACTCCAGTCGACAACATCACGGTGCCGCTGCCTGGCGAGCCAGGCTTCTCTTGGTCGTGGTTGCAGCGTCTCGAAACAGCATGGGTTGAGGTTGCCGAGCACGAATCCGTCGACCTAGCCGACGTGCTCGACGCCTTCCCCGGGCGAGGTCGCGAGGTCTGGGACACTGCTGTGGCCGCAGGCCTTCTCGTCCCGAACCCGCGCGCTCCTGGACGAGCACGATTGGTGTCGGTTCCTGCAGCCCACGGCAGCGCCGGCTCGGGCCCCGCAGCGTTGGGCGAAGCTGAGATACGTGCCCTCCATCAGATCGCCACAGCCATTCGGCCAGCACGCACAGACGCCACGTTCGACACCACAGTGATCCGTGAGGGCTGGTTGAAGCTGCGGCCCCAGACAGGCCCCTTGCTCGGCACCACCAGCACCGTCGGGCGGTCGGAGGCCGATTCATGAGCCTGATCACGCCGGACGAAAGGCGTCTTCGTGTGTCGCAGCGCGTCTCGATGCCGCTCGCCATCACATTTCTGAACCTTGACGGTGGCCCCAGCCTGAGCCTGCTGCACGCACCGACAACCATGGTCGCCACGGTCACGAACCGCAGCGCTCGCCCCCTGATTGCCGACAGCGCCAGTCGCTTCTCGATCAACTTCCGACCGCACACCGTCGTCGGGCTGAGTGCCATTACCTTGGGCGAGGATAGCGCTGTCAGTTGGCGACTGCATCCCCAGGTCGAAGCGACGACAAGTTCGATTTCAATTGATGTCCTCGGCATCGTTCGATCGTCACCGACAGTCCAGACCCTGACGGTCTCACCACGCACCCGGCTGGAACTCGCTCCAGGCGACTCGTGGCATTTTCGACTGGAAGGTGTCACCGGTGATCCGCTGGGCGGCTCGCGCCAAACGAGGGCTTGCCTCGACTATGCGGCAATCGGCGTCCTAGGCGACGTTGACGACGCTGCCGCGGCGGCGCTCGTGGTGGAACGAATCAATGGACAGGTCGTTCAGCACCTCTGGCTGCGACGTGCTGATGATGTTGCCTTGCGCACAGCGCGTGCGATTCGGAGTGGATCGACATCGAGCTTCGGACCCTTCACCGCCGGGTTCACCGAGGCGCCTTCGCTGCTGAACGATGGCAAAGCGCTGAACCAGCTGACCTTGCGGATCGTCAACACGTCGAATCACCCCATTCGCATGTCCGGCGACAGTGACATCGCCACTCGGTTCGTCATTGAGTATCGGATTGGTAACGACCCTGGCAAGTGGGGCCTGTTGCGGTCGCGCCACGACCACATCACAGTCACCACAAAGGATCCCGATTGGACCACCGACGGTGTCACGGTGCGTCGCATTGCCGACGGCGCCTGGACTCGTCAGGCGTTCCTGGACATCGATCTCGAGATCCACACCTCGGCACCCGAGGGCACCACTCAGATCATCGCGCGCTACGAAAACCTTCCCGACGATGACGATGGTGAACTCATCCTGCTGGCCGACATCGCGCCGAGCGCTCACAACGCGTTCGTCGAGCCGCTCCAGTTGTGGGGGAATGAGGCATCGCTCGATTTCCACGCAGGCGAATACCTGGCCGTGCCAGGTATTCCTTCGGCGCGCATCAAACTCGACCACGGCAGAGATTTTGCTGGCCACGATCGGCGCCCACTGCAAATTGAAGCGTCCTCGCTCGACGTACATGGGTCTGCAAGCATCACCGGTGCGCTCACAGTTCAGAGTTCATTGATGGTCAACGACAAAATCGGCATCAACACGACTGACCCGAAACACCAGCTCGATGTGCATGGGTCTGCGAGCATCACTGGTGCGCTCACAGTTCAGAGTTCATTGATGGTCAACGAAACCGTCACAGCCAAGAAGCTCCGGCTCACGGAATACTCGACGGATGCCCATGGGAGGGCCCTGGTCATCGGGGAGACCGAGAAAACGAACCTGCGGCTCGGAGCCACAAGGACCTACGCATGGATTCAGTCGCACGGTCGTTCCGTACTCGCACTCAATCCGATCATGAACAACGTCGGCATCAACACGACTGACCCGAAACATGCCCTCGACGTCTCAGGGTCAGGACACTTCACCGGCCAGCTTGAGATTGGCGGTAGTCTTGAGGTTGGCGGTAGGCTAAAACTTCCGAAGGGATGGGAGATAGCTATTTCAAAGACCCAACTCAAGTTCAAACGCAATGACAAAACTTTGTTTTTAATCTCCACAAATGGTGGTATAGCCAATATTTCCGGGAAACTGAATAAACTTTCTTGAGGCCAAAGTCGATTTTATGACCAACTCCGAGCGCATCCAACAACGATTGTCGGCGCTTCGAGAGGAGTACGCCAAGGGTGAAGAGCTGCTAGCCGGCCACGAGCGTGAGGCCAACGAGTTGCGCCAACAATTGTTGCGCATCTCTGGGGCTATTCAGGTGCTCAAAGAGCTCCAGAACGACGACGGCTAAGACAATTAAGTTTCAGTAGACCCTTGTTGTGTGGTGGCATTGTAAAAACCGCTCTGGTGAGCCTGTTGATGCTGGAGGTGATGATATGCACAGCACCAGCCGGTCACTCAGTCGCATCGCCTTCGAGGGTCCACCGATCCCCTGACCCTGATCCCCCCGGCCACCGGGGCCCGGTAAAAGTTTGTCCTGAGCTGGGAAGCTGGGCGGATGGCTTCTTCCCAGGCTGAGCTTCGCAACGGAACCCTCGCGGACCCCGTGGATGTGGTGGTGGTGGGGGCCGGCCTGTCGGGCCTGGTGGCGGCCCGCTGCCTGCAGCAGGCCGCCTGCTCGGTGCGCTTGATCGAGGCTGCTGAGCAGCCCGGTGGCCGTATGCGGGGAGCGTGGCTGCCGCTCGCTGGCGGAGCTGAGGGCCCCGGCCTCATGCCCTGGATCGACCTCGGCGGCCAGTGGGTGGGCCCCAGCCAGACCCGCATGCTGGCCCTGCTGGAGCGCCACCGCATCCGCCGCTTCGCGTCGCCCCACAGCGGCGACACCGTGCTGGTGTTCGGAGAGCAACGCTGCCGGTTCAGCGGTTTCTTCCAGGGCTTCCCCGAGGGCCAGCCCCCCGCCGTGCCCGAGGCCGACTGGGCCGATGCGATGGCGGCCCTGGAGCAGTTCCAGGCCCTGGTGGCCCAGCTGCCCGAGGGTCACCCCCACCACCATCCCGCCGCAGCGGCGCTGGATCGCCTCAGCTTCCAGGACTGGATTGACGCCCACACTCACACCCCGTTTGCCGCCTGGTACTTCGCCTATTTCTGCCGGGCCGTGGGCTTTCTGGGCCCAGCCGAGCCGGAGCAGGTGTCGCTGCTGCACGTGCTCTGGGGTCAGCGCACCGCCCCCCAGGGCGAGCACCCCGAGGAGTGGCTGCTACATGGGGGAGCGGGCCAGCTGCCGGCCCTGCTGGCGGCCGAACTGGGGGAGAGCGTGCTGCAGCTGGGCGAGCCGGTGCGCGGCGTGGAGCAGAAGGGGCCTCACCCCGTGGTGGTGCGCACGGACCGGGCCCGCTACCCCTGCCGCGCCGTGATCGTGGCCATGCCGCCGGCCATGGCGGCCCGGCTGCAGTTCACTCCGGAGCTGCCCGGCGACCGGAAGCAACTCCAGGCCGAAATGGCGATGGGAGCCTGCGCCAAGGTGCTGGTGGCCTATGCCAGCCCCTGGTGGCAGGAGCAGGGGCTGGCGGGGATCGCCATCGGTGATCGCCCCAGCGTGGAACTCTGCGCCGACAGTTCCGACCCCGAGAGCGGCTGCGGGGTGCTGGCCGCCTTCGTGGCGGGCCACCGCTACCACCGCTGGGCCGCCTTGGCGGAGGCAGAACGGCGCCAGGCGGTGCTGGCGGATCTGGCGGCCTACCTGGGCCCGCAGGCCCGCGCGCCCCTGGCCTACCGCGAAAAGGACTGGCCGGCCGAGCCCCACGTGGGCGGCGCCTACGCCGGCTGGATGCCACCCGGCCTGTGGACGTCCTGCGGCGACGCCCTGCGCCGGCCCCATGGGCGGGTGTTCTGGGCCGGCACCGAGGTGGCTGAGCGCTGGCCGGGCTTCTTCGAAGGGGCGGTGCGCAGCGGCGAGGAGGCGGCCGCCTCAGTGCTGGTGGAGCTCTGTTGAGCAGCACCATTCCTTAACCAGCAAGTCTGGTTGATTCACCAAGCTGGAACGGTCCGGGTTCTCCCCTGCTCCCATGACCACCCACCAACGTGGTGCGCTCTACCTGGCCACACCCCTGGCCCTGGCCGCCCTGCTGGCTGGCTGCGGCCAGGCGCCAACGCCGCAGGCCGGCCCCATTCGCATCACCGGCTCCAGCACGGTGTTTCCGATCCTGAAGCTGGCCGTGGCCGGCTACGGGGCCACGGCACGGGGCCGCGACGTGACGGTGGAGCTCAGCGAAGTGGGCACCAGTGCGGGCCTGCGAGCCTTCTGCGCGGGGGAGGCCCCGATCGCCAACGCCTCCCGCCCGATCAGCACCGAGGAGCTCCAGGCCTGCGCCGCCAAGGGGATCACCTTCATCGAGCTGCCCCTGGCCTTCGATGCCATCAGCGTGGTGGTGAGCGGCGGCAACGACTGGGCCTCCTCGATCAGCACCCAGGAACTGTCCCGCACCTGGTCGGCGCCGGCCCAGGGCACGGTGAAGGCCTGGAATCAGGTGAACAGTGACTGGCCCGAGCGTCCTCTGCGCCTCTGCAGCCCTGGCAAGGATTCGGGCACCTTCGACTACTTCAACGAGGCGATCAACGGCAACAAGGCCAACAGCCGCACCGACGTGGAGACCAGCGAGGACGACAACGTGATCGTGGCCTGTGTGGCGGATGACCCCAACGCCATGGGCTACCTGGGCTTTGGCTACTACAAGGCCAATGCCGAGCAGCTCAAGGCCCTGGCGGTTGACGCGGCCGCTGGCAGGGCTGTCGCCCCCTCGCTGCAGGCGGTCCAGGACGGCAGCTACCAGCCGCTGTCGCGACCGCTGTTCATTTACGTGAACGACCAGGAGATGCGCGCCAACGACGCGATCCGCAGCTTCGTGGGCTTCACGGTGGGCAATGGGCTCCGCTTTGTGGAGGAAGCGGGCTCCATCCCCCTGCCGCCGGACACCTACCGACTGGTGGAATCGAAGCTCTACCGCCACATTCTCGGCACCTCCTTCGGCGGTGACCTGCCGGTGGGCCTGCCGATTGCCGAAGCCCTGAGGCGCAGCTTCGATGACACCCGCAAACCGGAGTACCGCTGAGCAAGCTTGCCGGCCCCCCGAACAGGCCACAGGCCAGGGAATTCTGATCGTCTGTCACGGGCCCCAGCTCGACCCCTGAGAATGGCCCGATGACCCTGACCAGCCCCCCTGTTGCGCGGCCCGTCGACACCGCTTCGAGCCTGGCTGACAGCGCTGCGGGCCGCTCTGCGGACAGCCTTGACAACGCCCAGGCCCGTCAGCTGCTCAAGGCGCTCGGGGATCCCCTGCGGCTGCAGGTGATCGAGGC is a genomic window of Cyanobium sp. NS01 containing:
- a CDS encoding PstS family phosphate ABC transporter substrate-binding protein encodes the protein MTTHQRGALYLATPLALAALLAGCGQAPTPQAGPIRITGSSTVFPILKLAVAGYGATARGRDVTVELSEVGTSAGLRAFCAGEAPIANASRPISTEELQACAAKGITFIELPLAFDAISVVVSGGNDWASSISTQELSRTWSAPAQGTVKAWNQVNSDWPERPLRLCSPGKDSGTFDYFNEAINGNKANSRTDVETSEDDNVIVACVADDPNAMGYLGFGYYKANAEQLKALAVDAAAGRAVAPSLQAVQDGSYQPLSRPLFIYVNDQEMRANDAIRSFVGFTVGNGLRFVEEAGSIPLPPDTYRLVESKLYRHILGTSFGGDLPVGLPIAEALRRSFDDTRKPEYR
- a CDS encoding flavin monoamine oxidase family protein, with the protein product MASSQAELRNGTLADPVDVVVVGAGLSGLVAARCLQQAACSVRLIEAAEQPGGRMRGAWLPLAGGAEGPGLMPWIDLGGQWVGPSQTRMLALLERHRIRRFASPHSGDTVLVFGEQRCRFSGFFQGFPEGQPPAVPEADWADAMAALEQFQALVAQLPEGHPHHHPAAAALDRLSFQDWIDAHTHTPFAAWYFAYFCRAVGFLGPAEPEQVSLLHVLWGQRTAPQGEHPEEWLLHGGAGQLPALLAAELGESVLQLGEPVRGVEQKGPHPVVVRTDRARYPCRAVIVAMPPAMAARLQFTPELPGDRKQLQAEMAMGACAKVLVAYASPWWQEQGLAGIAIGDRPSVELCADSSDPESGCGVLAAFVAGHRYHRWAALAEAERRQAVLADLAAYLGPQARAPLAYREKDWPAEPHVGGAYAGWMPPGLWTSCGDALRRPHGRVFWAGTEVAERWPGFFEGAVRSGEEAAASVLVELC